One genomic segment of Amycolatopsis sp. Hca4 includes these proteins:
- a CDS encoding TetR/AcrR family transcriptional regulator, giving the protein MAAPSSEAERQRDKERTRADILAVATREFADKGYTGARVDEIAARTSTTKRMIYYYFGGKEQLYLAVLEQAYSALRASEQRLDVEHLDPEDALRQLAALTFDHHEANPDFIRLVSIENIHHAEHLSRSEILAGLADPALGGITRILDRGRKAGLFREDVDALDVHMLISSFCVFRLANRHTFKAIFGRDMLDPARREHYRAMLGTLLIEYLTAR; this is encoded by the coding sequence GTGGCCGCACCATCGTCGGAGGCCGAGCGCCAGCGCGACAAGGAACGCACGCGCGCCGACATCCTCGCGGTGGCCACGCGCGAGTTCGCGGACAAGGGCTACACCGGCGCCCGGGTCGACGAGATCGCCGCCCGCACCAGCACGACCAAGCGGATGATCTACTACTACTTCGGCGGCAAGGAACAGCTCTACCTCGCCGTGCTGGAGCAGGCGTACTCCGCACTCCGGGCGTCGGAGCAGCGGCTCGACGTCGAGCACCTGGACCCCGAGGACGCCCTCCGGCAGCTGGCCGCGCTGACCTTCGACCACCACGAGGCGAACCCGGACTTCATCCGGCTGGTCAGCATCGAGAACATCCACCACGCCGAACACCTGTCGCGCTCGGAGATCCTCGCCGGCCTGGCCGACCCGGCGCTCGGCGGGATCACCCGGATCCTCGACCGCGGCCGGAAGGCCGGCCTGTTCCGCGAGGACGTCGACGCGCTCGACGTCCACATGCTCATCAGCTCGTTCTGCGTGTTCCGCCTGGCCAACCGCCACACGTTCAAGGCGATCTTCGGCCGCGACATGCTGGACCCGGCCCGGCGGGAGCACTACCGCGCGATGCTGGGCACCCTGCTGATCGAATACCTGACCGCGCGCTGA
- a CDS encoding MFS transporter yields MTGSMPRKAALAAWIGSALEYYDFFIYGTAAALVFGKVFFPASSPATGTLLALATFGVGYLARPVGAFVLGHVGDRFGRKRVLVFTLLLMGFTTFCVGCLPTYASVGVLAPVLLVVLRLLQGLSAAGEQAGANSMSLEHAPEHRRAYFTSFTLSGTQAGQILATAIFLPVAALPQADLLAWGWRLPFWGSALVVVVGFVIRRKLDETPVFARTEVAKLPVALLFRDHWADVLRVVVAATIASVSTIFTVYALSYAVNTIGLARTPMLWVGVLANIVALGAIPLLAGVADRVGRKPVFITGCLACGVLIFPYLWSVSIGSYALLFVLGILLFGVAYSGVNGVWPSLYGEMFTARVRLSGMAIGTQIGFAVAGFAPSVVAAIGSGKGDWLGVAIFTAAVCVVAALAAATARETYRVPTAQLGAKAPHADTPSTVVASAVDG; encoded by the coding sequence GTGACCGGATCGATGCCCCGCAAGGCGGCCCTGGCCGCCTGGATCGGCAGCGCGCTCGAGTACTACGACTTCTTCATCTACGGCACCGCCGCCGCGCTCGTGTTCGGCAAGGTGTTCTTCCCCGCCTCCTCCCCCGCCACCGGCACCCTGCTCGCGCTGGCCACCTTCGGCGTCGGCTACCTCGCCCGGCCGGTCGGCGCCTTCGTGCTCGGCCACGTCGGCGACCGGTTCGGCCGCAAGCGGGTGCTCGTCTTCACCCTGCTGCTCATGGGCTTCACGACGTTCTGCGTCGGCTGCCTGCCGACGTACGCGAGCGTCGGCGTGCTCGCCCCCGTGCTGCTGGTCGTCCTCCGGCTGCTGCAAGGGCTTTCCGCGGCCGGCGAGCAGGCGGGCGCGAACTCGATGTCCCTGGAACACGCCCCCGAGCACCGGCGGGCCTACTTCACCAGCTTCACCCTGAGCGGCACGCAGGCCGGGCAGATCCTGGCCACCGCGATCTTCCTCCCCGTCGCCGCACTCCCCCAGGCCGACCTGCTGGCCTGGGGCTGGCGGCTGCCGTTCTGGGGCAGCGCACTCGTCGTGGTCGTCGGCTTCGTGATCCGGCGCAAGCTCGACGAGACACCGGTGTTCGCCCGCACCGAGGTGGCGAAACTGCCGGTCGCCCTGCTGTTCCGGGACCACTGGGCGGACGTCCTGCGGGTGGTCGTCGCGGCGACGATCGCCTCGGTGAGCACGATCTTCACCGTCTACGCGCTGAGCTACGCGGTCAACACGATCGGGCTGGCCCGCACCCCGATGCTCTGGGTCGGCGTGCTCGCGAACATCGTCGCGCTGGGGGCGATCCCGCTGCTGGCCGGGGTCGCCGACCGCGTCGGGCGCAAACCGGTGTTCATCACCGGCTGCCTGGCCTGCGGGGTGCTCATCTTCCCGTACCTGTGGTCGGTTTCGATCGGCTCGTACGCGCTGCTATTCGTGCTGGGCATCCTGCTCTTCGGGGTGGCCTACTCCGGGGTCAACGGGGTCTGGCCGTCGCTGTACGGCGAGATGTTCACCGCCCGCGTCCGCCTGTCGGGCATGGCGATCGGCACCCAGATCGGCTTCGCGGTCGCCGGCTTCGCCCCCAGCGTCGTGGCGGCGATCGGCTCCGGCAAGGGCGACTGGCTCGGCGTCGCGATCTTCACCGCGGCGGTCTGCGTCGTGGCCGCGCTCGCCGCGGCGACGGCCCGCGAGACCTACCGGGTGCCGACCGCGCAGCTGGGCGCCAAGGCGCCCCACGCCGACACACCGTCCACTGTGGTCGCGTCCGCTGTGGACGGTTAG
- a CDS encoding FHA domain-containing protein yields the protein MSGARIETLGGSGARLEVRRGSWLVGRGPDADLRLVSDQVSLRHAWIRQDARGTWVADAGSRNGTWVNGRRLAPRQDHPLRHGDRLEFGPVPAVYSDGAGGVQQTRNWQRSASGVSFGDVSAGTINNAGRDVNNSYDNRQHHQYEFSTPEGQLISELATGRGAGRAVMVLGLLMVLAGFAIWASVIFRFAKAVTADGFGTPPSLLGPDVFDGVPLGVVGFALFGLGGVVATIGLVMAKAARERRRNRRR from the coding sequence ATGTCCGGGGCGAGGATCGAAACGCTCGGTGGGTCCGGGGCGCGCCTGGAGGTGCGCCGGGGTTCGTGGCTGGTGGGGCGTGGGCCCGACGCGGACCTGCGGCTGGTCTCCGACCAGGTTTCCCTGCGGCACGCCTGGATCCGGCAGGACGCGCGCGGGACGTGGGTGGCCGACGCCGGGTCGCGGAACGGCACCTGGGTCAACGGGCGGCGGCTGGCACCGCGGCAGGACCACCCGCTCCGCCACGGCGACCGGCTCGAGTTCGGTCCGGTCCCCGCGGTCTACTCCGACGGTGCGGGCGGGGTGCAGCAGACCCGGAACTGGCAGCGGTCGGCGTCCGGTGTCTCCTTCGGTGACGTGTCGGCCGGGACGATCAACAACGCCGGGCGCGATGTCAACAACAGCTACGACAACCGCCAGCACCACCAGTACGAGTTCAGCACCCCCGAAGGGCAGCTGATCTCGGAACTGGCCACCGGGCGGGGCGCCGGCCGCGCGGTCATGGTGCTCGGGCTGCTCATGGTGCTGGCCGGCTTCGCGATCTGGGCGTCGGTGATCTTCCGGTTCGCCAAGGCGGTCACCGCGGACGGGTTCGGGACGCCGCCGTCGCTGCTGGGCCCGGACGTCTTCGACGGCGTGCCGCTGGGGGTGGTGGGGTTCGCCCTGTTCGGGCTCGGCGGGGTGGTGGCGACGATCGGGCTGGTGATGGCCAAGGCGGCGCGCGAGCGGCGCCGGAACAGGAGGCGCTAG
- a CDS encoding (Fe-S)-binding protein yields MLVRLILGLLMTVVGLAVAGKRVAFLYRLIKAGQPDTKRSGELGARLFAQVREVFGQRKLLKWSVPGLAHFFTFWGFVILASVYLEAYGALFDEKFAIPWIGHWAVLGFLQDFIAVAVAVSLGVFTVIRIRNAPERKDRASRFYGSHTGGAWLILFMIFNVVWTMFFFRGASSASGNFPYDNGAYVSLGVGNLLEPLGHSTTEVLETVGLLLHIGVMLVFLSIVLYSKHLHIFVAPINVSAKRLPDALGPLLPMESGGKPIDFEDPGEDDTFGRGKIGDFTWKGMLDFATCTECGRCQSQCPAWNTGKPLSPKLVIMNLRDNLFEEAPYILAGTEHEGARPLVGPEDDGGVIDPDVLWSCTTCGACVEQCPVDIEHVDHIVDMRRYQVMIESAFPTELGGLFKNLETKGNPWGQNNSERLAWTKDLGFDVPVFDGELAEDVEYVYWVGCAGAFDDQARKTVRATAELLHIAGVKYVVLGKEESCTGDPARRAGNEFLFQMMAQQTAETLNAVFEGREPRLRKIVTTCPHCLNTLSREYPQLDGHYEVVHHTQLLNRLVRGGQLTPVKPVEDGPRVTYHDPCYLGRHNKVYTPPRELVGATGASLAEMPRHADRALCCGAGGARMWMEEQIGKRINLERVDEAIATDAETIVTGCPFCRVMLTDGLVQRQSEQKAEKVDVRDVAQLLLERVKAADTPAPKV; encoded by the coding sequence GTGCTCGTTCGTCTCATCCTCGGCCTGCTCATGACCGTCGTCGGCCTCGCCGTCGCCGGCAAGCGCGTGGCCTTCCTGTACCGGCTGATCAAGGCAGGCCAGCCCGACACCAAGCGGTCCGGCGAGCTGGGCGCCCGGCTCTTCGCACAGGTGCGCGAGGTGTTCGGTCAGCGCAAGCTGCTGAAGTGGTCGGTGCCCGGCCTGGCGCACTTCTTCACGTTCTGGGGCTTCGTGATCCTCGCTTCGGTGTACCTCGAGGCGTACGGCGCGCTGTTCGACGAGAAGTTCGCCATCCCGTGGATCGGCCACTGGGCGGTGCTCGGGTTCCTGCAGGACTTCATCGCCGTCGCCGTGGCCGTTTCGCTCGGCGTCTTCACCGTCATCCGGATCCGGAACGCCCCCGAGCGCAAGGACCGCGCGTCCCGCTTCTACGGCTCGCACACCGGCGGCGCCTGGCTGATCCTGTTCATGATCTTCAACGTCGTCTGGACGATGTTCTTCTTCCGCGGCGCCTCGTCGGCCTCCGGCAACTTCCCGTACGACAACGGGGCGTACGTCTCGCTCGGCGTCGGGAACCTGCTGGAGCCGCTCGGCCACTCGACGACCGAGGTGCTGGAGACCGTCGGCCTGCTGCTGCACATCGGCGTGATGCTGGTGTTCCTGTCGATCGTGCTCTACTCCAAGCACCTGCACATCTTCGTCGCGCCGATCAACGTCTCGGCGAAGCGGCTGCCGGACGCGCTCGGCCCGCTGCTGCCGATGGAGTCCGGTGGCAAGCCGATCGACTTCGAGGACCCGGGCGAGGACGACACGTTCGGCCGCGGCAAGATCGGCGACTTCACCTGGAAGGGCATGCTGGACTTCGCCACCTGCACCGAGTGCGGCCGCTGCCAGTCGCAGTGCCCGGCGTGGAACACGGGCAAGCCGTTGTCGCCGAAGCTCGTCATCATGAACCTGCGCGACAACCTGTTCGAGGAGGCGCCCTACATCCTGGCGGGCACCGAGCACGAGGGCGCGCGCCCGCTGGTCGGGCCGGAGGACGACGGCGGCGTCATCGACCCGGACGTGCTGTGGTCGTGCACCACCTGCGGCGCGTGCGTCGAGCAGTGCCCGGTGGACATCGAGCACGTCGACCACATCGTCGACATGCGCCGCTACCAGGTGATGATCGAGTCGGCGTTCCCGACCGAGCTGGGCGGGCTGTTCAAGAACCTGGAGACCAAGGGCAACCCGTGGGGCCAGAACAACTCCGAGCGGCTCGCGTGGACCAAGGACCTCGGCTTCGACGTCCCGGTGTTCGACGGCGAGCTGGCCGAGGACGTCGAGTACGTCTACTGGGTCGGCTGCGCCGGCGCGTTCGACGACCAGGCGCGCAAGACCGTCCGCGCCACGGCCGAGCTGCTGCACATCGCCGGGGTGAAGTACGTGGTGCTCGGCAAGGAGGAGTCCTGCACCGGGGACCCGGCCCGCCGCGCGGGCAACGAGTTCCTCTTCCAGATGATGGCCCAGCAGACGGCCGAGACGCTCAACGCCGTGTTCGAGGGCCGTGAGCCGCGGCTGCGCAAGATCGTCACGACCTGCCCGCACTGCCTGAACACCCTGAGCCGCGAGTACCCCCAGCTGGACGGGCACTACGAGGTGGTCCACCACACGCAGCTGCTCAACCGCCTGGTCCGCGGCGGTCAGCTGACCCCGGTGAAGCCGGTGGAGGACGGCCCGCGCGTCACCTACCACGACCCGTGCTACCTGGGCCGCCACAACAAGGTCTACACACCCCCGCGCGAACTGGTCGGCGCCACCGGCGCGTCGCTGGCGGAGATGCCCCGCCACGCGGACCGGGCACTGTGCTGCGGTGCCGGCGGCGCCCGGATGTGGATGGAAGAGCAGATCGGCAAGCGCATCAACCTGGAACGCGTGGACGAGGCGATCGCCACGGACGCGGAGACGATCGTGACGGGCTGCCCGTTCTGCCGCGTGATGCTGACCGACGGGCTGGTCCAGCGGCAGAGCGAGCAGAAGGCGGAGAAAGTCGACGTCCGCGATGTGGCCCAGCTGCTGCTGGAGCGGGTGAAGGCCGCGGACACCCCCGCCCCGAAGGTCTGA
- a CDS encoding nitroreductase family protein → MTYHPVPYRPARLPEDEALAQAAALRRRMEARRSVRMFSPDPVPERAVLDAIAVASTAPSGAHQQPWTFVLVSDPQVRRRIREAAEAEERVFYGGRLGDEWLDALRPLGTDAVKPHLTDAPYLIVVFQQRFALDEDGGVRKHYYVDESVGIAVGILLTALQVAGLAALTHTPSPMRFLGELLGRPRNEKAFAVIPVGYPADDCVVPDLRRKPLDEVLVRI, encoded by the coding sequence ATGACCTACCACCCGGTCCCCTACCGGCCCGCCCGGTTGCCCGAAGACGAAGCGCTCGCCCAGGCCGCCGCGCTGCGCCGGCGGATGGAAGCCCGGCGCTCGGTGCGCATGTTCTCCCCCGACCCGGTCCCCGAACGCGCGGTGCTCGACGCCATCGCGGTGGCCTCCACCGCGCCGAGCGGGGCGCACCAGCAGCCGTGGACGTTCGTCCTGGTGTCGGACCCGCAGGTGCGCCGCCGGATCCGCGAGGCGGCCGAAGCCGAGGAGCGCGTTTTCTACGGCGGCCGGCTCGGCGACGAGTGGCTCGACGCGCTCCGGCCGCTCGGCACGGACGCGGTGAAGCCCCACCTGACCGACGCGCCGTACCTGATCGTCGTGTTCCAGCAACGGTTCGCCCTCGACGAGGACGGCGGCGTCCGCAAGCACTACTACGTCGACGAGTCGGTCGGCATCGCGGTCGGCATACTGCTCACCGCACTGCAGGTGGCCGGCCTGGCCGCGTTGACGCACACGCCGTCGCCGATGCGGTTCCTCGGGGAGCTGCTGGGCAGGCCGCGCAACGAAAAGGCGTTCGCGGTCATCCCGGTCGGCTACCCGGCCGACGACTGCGTCGTGCCCGACCTGCGGCGCAAGCCCCTCGACGAAGTCCTCGTGCGGATCTGA
- a CDS encoding EAL domain-containing protein, translated as MTAPQPRGDVPRKKPSADRAAKRLGTLARKWGYLISTTAYLPHTPEEIERELGVLAGRLFDAVAGDPPDLAAAADAGGRLVELRCVGADSLRRSLEVLGKALVREPELRGTDGLAERVVLVLGAFSSGYGEMLREDIQKRQEGLSRALLKVEQETRQKHVISRAQFEEVFAGSASGVALTELDGRVLRANAALAKTLRRTPAEIAALTLFDLVHPEDVEQLRDGYRELVAGRLHRLRAGRRLVGKDGEPMWATFAASVIRDAAGAPRQLLTIVDDDTEVSLLQRRLSHQALHDVLTGLPNRQFFSTRLETLLRDADPARGVTLFHLDLDGFSRINGGLGQELGDRVLRGVAAKLKLVFEAEKALVARLGGDEFGVLVQNTAETPGVVALVRRIGTELGEAEYVDGQRGVAVSAAIGVVHRPPRDITPAELLQASDLTLRRAQRTGNQWGLFDRDLDRRDRHDFGLAASMAGAWENGEIEVRYRVLVAAASGAVAGVEARLHWNHPAEGVLPHETCVRRAAETGLALPLGTWLLRTAAERLAASGAGVPLVLELTAQQAADPDLVGEIRRVLDDTGLPPEHLRPGFPAAALTAEGGDAADNLKVLAEIGVRAEIHGFGDATCLTEFPVHAVRIAPNLAAKRDHPLVTGPLSALIDAAHTAGAAVSVAGVRTADEAAWWQDRGADLLSGPAFPGLPDGLPG; from the coding sequence GTGACTGCTCCCCAACCCCGCGGCGACGTTCCGCGGAAGAAGCCGTCCGCCGACCGCGCGGCGAAACGGCTCGGCACGCTCGCGCGCAAGTGGGGCTACCTGATCAGCACCACGGCCTACCTGCCGCACACGCCCGAAGAGATCGAACGCGAGCTGGGCGTCCTGGCCGGGCGGCTGTTCGACGCGGTGGCGGGCGACCCGCCGGACCTCGCGGCGGCCGCGGACGCGGGCGGGCGGCTCGTCGAACTGCGCTGCGTCGGCGCCGACAGCCTGCGCCGCAGCCTCGAGGTGCTGGGCAAGGCCCTGGTGCGCGAGCCCGAGCTGCGTGGGACCGACGGGCTGGCCGAGCGGGTCGTGCTGGTGCTCGGCGCGTTCAGCTCCGGCTACGGCGAGATGCTGCGCGAGGACATCCAGAAGCGGCAGGAGGGCCTGAGCCGCGCGCTGCTCAAGGTCGAGCAGGAAACGCGGCAGAAGCACGTCATCTCCCGCGCGCAGTTCGAGGAGGTGTTCGCCGGCTCGGCCAGCGGCGTCGCGCTCACCGAGCTGGACGGCCGGGTGCTGCGGGCCAACGCGGCGCTGGCCAAGACGCTCCGGCGGACGCCGGCGGAAATCGCCGCTCTCACGCTGTTCGACCTCGTCCACCCCGAGGACGTCGAGCAGCTGCGGGACGGCTACCGCGAACTGGTGGCCGGCCGGCTGCACCGGCTGCGCGCCGGCCGCCGCCTGGTCGGCAAGGACGGCGAGCCGATGTGGGCGACGTTCGCCGCGTCGGTCATCCGCGACGCGGCCGGCGCGCCCCGGCAGCTGCTCACCATCGTCGACGACGACACCGAGGTGTCGCTGCTGCAGCGGCGGCTGAGCCACCAGGCCCTGCACGACGTGCTCACCGGGCTGCCGAACCGGCAGTTCTTCAGCACCCGCCTGGAAACCCTGCTGCGCGACGCCGATCCGGCGCGCGGGGTCACCCTGTTCCATCTCGACCTCGACGGCTTTTCCCGGATCAACGGCGGGCTCGGCCAGGAGCTCGGCGATCGCGTGCTGCGCGGGGTCGCCGCCAAGCTGAAGCTGGTGTTCGAGGCGGAGAAGGCACTGGTGGCCCGCCTCGGCGGGGACGAGTTCGGGGTGCTGGTGCAGAACACGGCCGAGACGCCGGGCGTGGTGGCGCTCGTCCGCCGGATCGGCACCGAGCTCGGCGAAGCGGAGTACGTCGACGGGCAGCGCGGGGTCGCGGTGTCGGCCGCCATCGGTGTCGTCCACCGGCCGCCGCGCGACATCACGCCCGCGGAGCTGCTCCAGGCGTCGGACCTGACCCTGCGACGCGCCCAGCGGACGGGCAACCAGTGGGGCCTGTTCGACCGCGACTTGGACCGGCGCGACCGCCACGACTTCGGCTTGGCCGCGTCGATGGCGGGCGCGTGGGAGAACGGCGAGATCGAAGTCCGCTACCGCGTGCTGGTGGCCGCGGCGAGCGGTGCGGTGGCGGGCGTCGAAGCGCGGCTGCACTGGAACCACCCGGCCGAAGGCGTGCTGCCGCACGAAACGTGCGTGCGGCGGGCCGCGGAAACCGGGCTGGCGCTGCCGCTGGGGACGTGGCTGCTGCGCACGGCGGCCGAGCGGCTGGCCGCGTCCGGGGCCGGTGTGCCGCTGGTCCTGGAGCTCACGGCGCAGCAGGCGGCGGACCCCGACCTGGTCGGGGAGATCCGCCGCGTCCTGGACGACACGGGCCTGCCGCCGGAGCACCTGCGTCCCGGCTTCCCGGCCGCGGCGCTCACGGCCGAGGGCGGCGACGCGGCCGACAACCTCAAGGTGCTGGCGGAGATCGGGGTGCGGGCGGAGATCCACGGTTTCGGTGACGCCACCTGCCTGACGGAGTTCCCGGTCCACGCCGTCCGGATCGCGCCGAACCTGGCCGCCAAGCGGGACCACCCGCTGGTGACCGGGCCCCTGTCGGCGTTGATCGACGCGGCCCACACAGCCGGGGCGGCGGTGTCGGTCGCCGGGGTGCGCACCGCGGACGAGGCCGCCTGGTGGCAGGACCGGGGCGCGGACCTGCTGTCCGGCCCGGCGTTCCCCGGCCTGCCGGACGGCTTGCCCGGCTGA
- a CDS encoding alpha/beta fold hydrolase: MKLPVKVTSALLGCGILFASLTAAVPAEAAAISCSDTDLPVTGPGLPPLVPGAPSIVHGRLCLPAGDAPDTVQLLVHGGTYNSAYWDLPYQPERYSYQRDMAAHGYATFAADQLGAGGSSRPLSLPLSVWAAAESMHEVVGHLRAGRVGGVPFAKVVIVGHSVGSGIVAVEASTYHDVDGVVLTGITHLPALPVLALGAALGLQPALLDGQLGRLGSDPLYFTTRPGARAGLFYAAGDADPAVIAADEATKDQVSVPGMGTVALFGIVLPATWGITAPVFQVVGEKDVLFCGVLALRDCSDAAVLRAQEAPYYADPSKLSMYVLPGAGHSVALHENAGEYRSATRSWLQGSLGIAPQGYHSIGRN; the protein is encoded by the coding sequence GTGAAGCTGCCCGTCAAGGTGACGTCGGCGTTGCTGGGTTGCGGCATCCTGTTCGCGTCCCTGACCGCGGCGGTGCCGGCCGAGGCCGCCGCGATTTCCTGCAGCGACACGGATCTGCCGGTCACCGGCCCCGGCCTGCCGCCGCTGGTGCCGGGTGCGCCGTCGATCGTGCACGGCCGGCTGTGCCTGCCCGCCGGCGATGCCCCCGACACCGTCCAGCTGCTCGTGCACGGCGGGACGTACAACAGCGCGTACTGGGACCTGCCGTACCAGCCGGAGCGCTACTCCTACCAGCGCGACATGGCCGCGCACGGCTACGCGACCTTCGCCGCCGACCAGCTCGGCGCCGGGGGCAGCAGCCGGCCGCTGAGCCTGCCGCTGTCGGTCTGGGCGGCCGCCGAATCGATGCACGAGGTGGTCGGCCACCTGCGGGCCGGCCGGGTCGGCGGGGTCCCGTTCGCGAAGGTGGTCATCGTCGGGCACTCGGTCGGGTCCGGGATCGTCGCCGTGGAGGCGTCCACCTACCACGACGTCGACGGGGTCGTCCTGACCGGCATCACGCACCTGCCCGCGCTGCCCGTGCTCGCCCTCGGCGCGGCGCTCGGCCTGCAGCCGGCGCTGCTCGACGGGCAGCTCGGGCGGCTCGGCAGTGATCCGCTGTACTTCACGACGAGGCCAGGCGCGCGGGCCGGCCTGTTCTACGCCGCGGGCGACGCCGACCCGGCCGTGATCGCGGCCGACGAGGCGACGAAGGACCAGGTTTCGGTTCCCGGGATGGGCACGGTCGCGTTGTTCGGTATCGTGCTGCCCGCGACGTGGGGAATCACCGCACCGGTTTTCCAGGTGGTGGGAGAAAAAGACGTCCTGTTTTGCGGAGTGCTGGCGTTGCGCGACTGTTCCGACGCCGCGGTGCTGCGCGCGCAGGAAGCGCCCTACTACGCGGACCCGTCGAAGTTGTCGATGTACGTGCTGCCCGGCGCGGGGCATTCCGTGGCGCTGCACGAAAACGCCGGCGAATACCGCAGTGCCACCCGCTCCTGGCTGCAGGGCAGCCTGGGGATCGCTCCGCAGGGTTATCACTCGATCGGACGTAACTGA
- a CDS encoding cytochrome P450 produces MTNARPVPGRWPLLGHTLPLLRNPLGFFTSLPAHGEVVKIHLGPLPVHVVTTPEPAWQLLATDADKFDKGLVFDKMRPLFGDGLATSNGELNRRQRRLVMPAFGRTRIAGYAEHTMTRLADDLASSWRPGEVVEFDRRMQDLVLTIAGQTLFSTALGEDALAEIRRSIPIMLKYVLVRAFSPRFVEKLPIPPNRRFDAAAARLREVIGETVVAARETGADHGDLLSMLLLARDEDTGEGMSDRQVHDEVITILTTGAETTAVALAWFFHELGQHPDVERRFHAEVDEVLGGRPARFEDLPDLAYTHQIVNEIVRRTPPLILMRRAREDVELGGVAIPAGSEVAVSQHTLHRDPRWFPEPDRFDPDRWAPGRAAELPKGAYIPFGAGARLCPGHVFAPTEIAIVAATIGARWRLVPVPGRKVYAQIKATMQPNRLPMTVVPRTT; encoded by the coding sequence ATGACGAACGCGCGTCCCGTTCCCGGCCGGTGGCCCCTGCTCGGGCACACGCTGCCGCTGCTGCGCAACCCACTCGGGTTCTTCACTTCCCTTCCGGCACACGGAGAAGTCGTCAAGATCCACCTCGGTCCGCTGCCGGTGCACGTGGTCACCACGCCGGAGCCGGCCTGGCAGCTGCTGGCCACCGACGCCGACAAGTTCGACAAGGGCCTGGTCTTCGACAAGATGCGCCCGCTCTTCGGCGATGGCCTGGCCACCTCGAACGGCGAGCTCAACCGCCGCCAGCGCCGGCTGGTGATGCCCGCTTTCGGCCGCACGCGGATCGCCGGCTACGCCGAGCACACCATGACGAGGCTGGCCGACGACCTGGCGAGTTCGTGGCGGCCCGGCGAAGTCGTCGAGTTCGACCGGCGGATGCAGGACCTGGTGCTGACCATCGCCGGGCAGACGTTGTTCTCCACCGCACTGGGCGAAGACGCACTGGCCGAGATCCGCCGCTCGATCCCGATCATGCTCAAGTACGTGCTGGTCCGGGCGTTCTCCCCGAGGTTCGTCGAGAAGCTGCCGATCCCGCCCAACCGGCGGTTCGACGCCGCCGCGGCGCGCCTGCGCGAGGTGATCGGCGAAACCGTGGTCGCGGCCCGGGAAACCGGCGCCGATCACGGCGACCTGCTCTCGATGCTGCTGTTGGCCCGCGACGAGGACACCGGCGAGGGCATGTCCGACCGCCAGGTCCACGACGAGGTCATCACCATCCTGACCACCGGCGCCGAGACCACCGCGGTCGCGCTCGCCTGGTTCTTCCACGAGCTGGGGCAGCATCCGGACGTCGAGCGGCGGTTCCACGCCGAGGTCGACGAAGTCCTCGGCGGCCGTCCCGCGCGCTTCGAGGACCTGCCCGACCTCGCGTACACGCACCAGATCGTCAACGAGATCGTCCGCCGCACCCCGCCGCTGATCCTGATGCGCCGCGCGCGGGAGGACGTCGAGCTGGGCGGGGTGGCGATCCCGGCGGGCAGCGAGGTCGCGGTCAGCCAGCACACGCTGCACCGCGATCCGCGCTGGTTCCCCGAGCCGGACCGGTTCGACCCGGACCGGTGGGCGCCCGGCCGCGCGGCGGAACTGCCGAAGGGCGCGTACATCCCGTTCGGCGCGGGTGCCCGGTTGTGCCCGGGGCACGTGTTCGCGCCGACGGAGATCGCCATCGTCGCCGCCACCATCGGGGCGCGGTGGCGGCTGGTGCCGGTGCCGGGCCGGAAGGTGTACGCGCAGATCAAGGCCACCATGCAGCCGAACCGGCTTCCGATGACGGTGGTGCCGCGCACGACCTGA
- a CDS encoding SAM-dependent methyltransferase, protein MTGELSWVPPEIDTTVPNPARVYDFWLDGDHNFAADRALGEQILKIMPGIRDAARLNRAFLRRAARAMVDAGVRQFLDVGSGIPTVGNLHEIVQQLDPACRVVYVDREPVAVAHSELLLQGNDNCAVLQADLRDVNDIFDAEPARRLLDPDQPTGVFMLLLLHFVPDSWDPAGILARYRDRLAPGSFLALTHVAADSGSAGLDEAIEVYTERQNQQNRPFPRTHDQVLRFFEGFDLVEPGLVGCAMWNPEGVGDVSDTHPSVNSLPYAGVGRKP, encoded by the coding sequence GTGACCGGAGAACTGAGCTGGGTACCGCCGGAGATCGACACCACGGTGCCGAACCCGGCCCGGGTGTACGACTTCTGGCTGGACGGCGACCACAACTTCGCGGCCGACCGGGCGCTGGGTGAACAGATCCTGAAGATCATGCCGGGCATCCGCGACGCGGCCCGGCTCAACCGCGCGTTCCTCCGCCGCGCCGCCCGCGCCATGGTGGACGCCGGGGTCCGGCAGTTCCTCGACGTCGGCTCCGGCATCCCGACGGTCGGCAACCTGCACGAGATCGTCCAGCAGCTCGACCCGGCCTGCCGGGTGGTCTACGTCGACCGCGAACCGGTCGCCGTGGCGCACAGCGAACTGCTGTTGCAGGGCAACGACAACTGCGCGGTGCTGCAGGCCGACCTGCGCGACGTCAACGACATCTTCGACGCCGAGCCGGCCCGCCGGCTGCTCGACCCGGACCAGCCGACCGGCGTGTTCATGTTGCTGCTGCTGCACTTCGTCCCCGATTCCTGGGACCCGGCCGGCATCCTGGCCCGCTACCGCGACCGGCTCGCCCCGGGCAGTTTCCTGGCCCTCACCCACGTCGCGGCGGATTCCGGTTCGGCGGGCCTCGACGAGGCGATCGAGGTGTACACGGAACGGCAGAACCAGCAGAACCGGCCGTTCCCGCGCACGCACGACCAGGTGCTCCGGTTCTTCGAGGGCTTCGACCTCGTCGAACCGGGCCTGGTCGGCTGCGCGATGTGGAACCCCGAAGGGGTGGGCGACGTGTCCGACACCCACCCCTCGGTCAACTCGCTCCCCTACGCCGGGGTCGGCCGGAAACCGTAG